The following coding sequences are from one Leptolyngbya sp. NIES-3755 window:
- a CDS encoding alpha/beta hydrolase (similar to AA sequence:cyanobase_aa:LBDG_51510), with product MSRRPVPMMQPLTFRQQFHLFVGQFKTDLWEFGNLAWLFAIIDRTITAFKDGFPSALDLVQIFVVVLLALGWLVLSPTSEKMMLDLYDRFQPIFSFEPSTPTPPSIERLQRFGYQQALSWRGWKVHHTVFPNPRSEVPIIFVHGFGGSIGHWRQNMSVLSKSHSVYALDLLGFGASDKPDINYSIDLWTEQLYEFWQSCVGKPVILVGNSIGSLICAVTAAKYPEVVRGVAMISLPDTSSHHEAIPAIVRPIVQAIQDIFTSRWLLYPLFFLLRHPRIVRRWASMAYAGQEAITDELLEILSKPARERGSARAFCGILKAMTHPNFSPNVRSILSNIRTPVLLLWGKQDRMIPAASARQFLQYNPNLKLIELDDAGHCAHDECPERVNAELINWIRSEIVHPSSRPKVLLQS from the coding sequence ATGAGCAGAAGACCCGTTCCCATGATGCAGCCGCTAACTTTTCGACAACAATTTCACCTGTTTGTAGGTCAGTTCAAAACTGATTTATGGGAGTTCGGTAATTTAGCTTGGTTGTTTGCCATTATCGATCGCACAATCACCGCGTTCAAAGATGGATTCCCCTCAGCCCTTGACCTGGTGCAGATCTTTGTGGTGGTATTGCTCGCATTGGGTTGGTTAGTGCTCAGTCCAACTTCTGAAAAAATGATGTTGGATCTCTACGATCGCTTTCAGCCAATTTTCTCATTTGAACCTTCGACTCCAACGCCACCTTCGATCGAGCGATTACAACGATTTGGCTATCAGCAAGCTCTTTCATGGCGCGGTTGGAAAGTGCATCACACCGTCTTTCCAAATCCGAGAAGCGAAGTTCCTATTATCTTTGTACATGGCTTTGGTGGCTCGATTGGACATTGGCGGCAGAATATGTCGGTACTATCCAAATCTCATAGCGTCTATGCCTTGGATTTATTGGGATTTGGAGCTTCGGATAAACCTGATATCAATTACTCGATCGACCTTTGGACAGAGCAACTTTATGAATTCTGGCAATCTTGTGTCGGTAAGCCTGTGATTCTGGTGGGAAACTCGATCGGGTCTTTAATCTGTGCGGTCACTGCTGCGAAATATCCTGAAGTGGTTCGGGGTGTAGCGATGATTAGTTTGCCAGATACATCGAGCCATCACGAAGCGATTCCAGCGATCGTTCGCCCGATCGTACAAGCCATTCAAGATATATTCACGTCTCGCTGGCTGTTGTATCCATTGTTTTTCTTGCTCAGACATCCTCGGATTGTTCGTCGTTGGGCTTCGATGGCTTATGCAGGTCAAGAAGCAATTACCGATGAATTGTTGGAAATTTTGTCGAAACCTGCCCGTGAACGGGGATCAGCCCGCGCCTTCTGTGGAATTCTCAAAGCGATGACGCATCCGAACTTTAGCCCGAATGTTCGATCGATTCTCAGCAATATTCGCACTCCGGTCTTACTACTCTGGGGCAAACAGGATCGAATGATTCCTGCTGCGTCTGCCCGTCAATTTCTTCAGTACAATCCGAATCTCAAACTGATTGAGCTAGATGATGCGGGACATTGCGCCCACGATGAATGCCCAGAGCGCGTCAATGCAGAACTAATCAACTGGATTCGCTCAGAAATTGTTCATCCATCTTCACGACCAAAAGTCCTTCTACAATCCTAG
- a CDS encoding hypothetical protein (hypothetical protein N9414_06899;~similar to AA sequence:cyanobase_aa:LBDG_51540), translating to MNYDQFIKTVKESGQFSDRDSAIKSTKAVLETMRERLLGDEASNLAAQLPAELGDCLRGREGQMGDNFKIEEFYTRVANREGVDIETAASHARTVMTVLSQAVSPGEFADVRVNFAKDYDELFVEVAQR from the coding sequence ATGAACTACGATCAGTTTATTAAAACGGTAAAAGAGTCGGGACAATTTAGCGATCGTGATTCTGCGATCAAGTCTACGAAAGCTGTTTTGGAAACGATGCGCGAAAGATTGCTCGGTGATGAAGCAAGTAACTTAGCCGCACAACTTCCAGCAGAACTAGGTGACTGTCTGCGCGGACGCGAGGGACAAATGGGTGATAACTTCAAGATCGAAGAGTTCTACACTCGCGTTGCAAACCGAGAAGGCGTGGATATCGAAACCGCTGCTTCTCATGCAAGAACGGTAATGACAGTTCTCAGTCAAGCAGTTAGCCCTGGTGAGTTTGCTGATGTTCGAGTGAACTTTGCGAAGGACTATGACGAACTGTTTGTGGAAGTTGCACAACGATAG
- a CDS encoding hypothetical protein (hypothetical protein MicvaDRAFT_0784;~similar to AA sequence:cyanobase_aa:LBDG_42730), with product MNADTFDRGSDSCPVCHRTGGLPSVKSVGGLLTCPHCRSRLVVSLSGHYVRDPFRTKKLSSQQLRKQSRPIARILRDSGIAKHSPLIAIVGSLLVVSFSMAVLSRVERLPDWADQIILKDAETKD from the coding sequence ATGAATGCTGATACCTTTGATCGCGGTTCTGATAGCTGTCCGGTTTGTCATCGTACCGGAGGATTGCCTTCTGTCAAATCGGTGGGCGGCTTATTAACCTGTCCTCATTGTCGATCGCGCTTAGTGGTCAGTCTTAGCGGTCACTATGTGCGCGACCCGTTCCGCACGAAAAAGTTATCGAGTCAGCAACTGAGAAAGCAAAGTCGCCCGATCGCTCGGATTCTAAGAGATTCTGGGATTGCGAAACATTCGCCACTCATAGCGATCGTGGGTAGTTTATTGGTCGTCAGCTTTTCAATGGCAGTTCTAAGTCGGGTGGAAAGACTCCCCGATTGGGCAGATCAAATCATTCTCAAAGATGCGGAAACGAAGGATTGA
- a CDS encoding hypothetical protein (hypothetical protein L8106_02007;~similar to AA sequence:cyanobase_aa:LBDG_26190), producing the protein MALGMMVDGKWTTDWNERDKSGKFNRTPTKFRDRITADGSSGFQAASNRYHLYISLACPWAHRTLMMRSLKGLEDTIGLSIVDAVLSDKGWFFSDAPGAIPDEVNHVEYLQEIYLKADSKYTGRITVPVLWDKAQNTIVNNESREIIRMFDTEFGEFATREIDLYPEALKQRIDDTIDKIYMPINNGVYRSGFATSQEAYEEAVKEVFENLDHWETVLGQQRYLCGSQLTEADICMFTTLLRFDSVYYSHFKCNVRRIIDYPNLWNYLKELYQHPQIKPTCNLDHIKRHYYMSQTQINPTRIVPIGPELDFEAKHDRNRFD; encoded by the coding sequence ATGGCTTTGGGAATGATGGTGGATGGGAAATGGACTACGGATTGGAATGAACGCGATAAAAGCGGAAAGTTCAATCGCACCCCCACTAAGTTTCGCGATCGCATTACAGCAGACGGCTCCAGCGGGTTTCAAGCTGCATCTAATAGATATCACCTCTACATCTCGCTGGCTTGTCCGTGGGCACATCGGACGCTGATGATGCGATCGCTCAAAGGATTAGAAGACACGATCGGATTATCGATCGTGGATGCAGTTTTAAGTGACAAAGGTTGGTTTTTCTCGGATGCTCCGGGCGCGATTCCTGATGAGGTGAATCATGTGGAGTATCTGCAAGAAATCTACCTCAAGGCGGATTCAAAATATACGGGACGAATCACAGTTCCGGTGCTTTGGGATAAAGCGCAGAACACGATCGTCAACAATGAATCGCGTGAAATTATTCGGATGTTTGACACCGAGTTTGGTGAATTTGCAACGCGAGAGATTGATTTGTATCCAGAAGCACTAAAACAGCGAATTGACGACACGATCGATAAAATCTACATGCCGATCAATAACGGGGTTTATCGATCGGGTTTTGCCACTTCTCAAGAAGCTTACGAAGAAGCGGTAAAAGAAGTATTTGAGAATCTAGATCACTGGGAAACCGTTTTAGGTCAACAGCGCTATCTCTGCGGAAGTCAACTGACAGAAGCAGATATTTGCATGTTTACAACGCTGCTGCGATTTGATTCGGTTTACTATAGCCACTTCAAATGTAATGTGCGTCGAATTATCGATTATCCAAATTTGTGGAACTATCTCAAGGAGTTGTATCAACATCCGCAGATCAAGCCCACTTGCAATTTAGATCACATCAAACGGCACTACTACATGAGCCAAACTCAGATAAACCCGACGCGGATTGTACCGATCGGACCTGAGCTTGACTTTGAAGCAAAACACGATCGAAACCGATTCGATTAA
- a CDS encoding hypothetical protein (hypothetical protein FJSC11DRAFT_0967;~similar to AA sequence:cyanobase_aa:LBDG_26180) yields MATQRQRKTPTQNGNTSAIAPDPTPHTDLMSHLDDLKHELEQSQQNEKQLQTTIEHLQTQIEQHTSIVQKFESHLDQSNQVQAELKEAQQMALKLSEENKHLIADKLEHAEELAQLRSQLKQAQQSDKTAHLQSELEHTQKDALKLAEANQKLLEENKQLASSNQKLTEENQALKDKPSGSKLAPKSPPKAPLNDSDLRSHQEIIRKRQAAALAHPVFPNAPASSADQDSSWFD; encoded by the coding sequence ATGGCAACGCAACGACAGCGGAAAACGCCCACTCAGAATGGCAACACTTCAGCGATCGCACCAGATCCTACCCCTCACACCGATCTGATGTCACATCTTGATGATTTGAAACATGAATTAGAACAATCGCAACAAAACGAGAAACAGCTTCAAACTACGATCGAACATTTGCAAACTCAAATCGAGCAGCATACGTCGATCGTCCAAAAGTTTGAGTCTCACCTCGACCAATCGAATCAGGTGCAAGCGGAGTTAAAAGAAGCTCAGCAGATGGCACTCAAATTATCCGAAGAAAATAAACACTTGATTGCGGACAAATTGGAACACGCGGAAGAACTCGCTCAACTGCGATCGCAACTGAAACAAGCCCAGCAATCCGACAAAACGGCTCACCTTCAATCAGAACTCGAACACACTCAAAAAGACGCGCTAAAACTGGCTGAAGCAAATCAGAAATTGCTCGAAGAAAATAAACAGCTTGCAAGCTCGAACCAAAAGCTAACCGAAGAAAATCAAGCGCTCAAGGACAAGCCATCAGGAAGCAAATTAGCTCCTAAATCTCCTCCAAAAGCGCCTCTAAATGATTCAGACCTTAGAAGCCATCAGGAGATCATCAGAAAGCGTCAAGCTGCTGCGCTCGCCCACCCTGTCTTTCCAAATGCACCTGCTTCCTCAGCCGATCAAGACTCTAGCTGGTTTGATTAA
- a CDS encoding hypothetical protein (similar to AA sequence:cyanobase_aa:LBDG_51520): MAKSNSQKTSPTKPNTNQNGEIDPNPGDTPTEADYTRDDQDVTPVNEAAFERPTEEATENDQKQS; the protein is encoded by the coding sequence ATGGCGAAATCCAATAGTCAAAAAACCAGCCCAACTAAACCGAATACAAATCAAAACGGCGAAATTGATCCAAATCCAGGCGATACACCTACGGAAGCGGATTACACACGGGATGATCAAGATGTTACTCCGGTGAACGAAGCGGCGTTTGAACGACCAACAGAAGAAGCAACAGAAAACGACCAGAAGCAGTCTTAA
- a CDS encoding hypothetical protein (hypothetical protein MicvaDRAFT_4869;~similar to AA sequence:cyanobase_aa:LBDG_51530), translating into MSILTVEQVKALIEQPKSWSISIYMPTVVAGPETRQNEIRFKNLIRQAVQKMQETGLSEDEANEFLRPLLEAIEREDDFWQQQDRGLALFITDGFYRYYKVPRDLFELVVVTDQFHLKPLLPLLSGDGTFYVLELSQKRVKLFEGDRDDMREVHVPNLPQNMDDVLQYDESEQQGQFRIGTTSGASNFTNSSAGTGVFHGQGSPDRDDMTRQYGQFFHAIDDALHEFLNGKRAPLILACVEYLMPIYREANTYPHLLEEGISGNVKDDSIRFLHEQAWSIVEPLFAQEQERAVNNYYELSNTELISTKVEETVPAAYYGRIDQLFVPVGVQRWGRFNPDTNEIEIHNEAQPEDEDLLDAAALQTILNGGTVYAVEPDRMPSDAPIAAVFRY; encoded by the coding sequence GTGAGCATTTTAACTGTTGAACAAGTCAAGGCACTGATCGAACAACCTAAGAGTTGGAGCATTTCGATCTACATGCCAACCGTCGTTGCAGGTCCAGAAACGAGACAGAATGAAATTCGCTTTAAGAATCTGATTCGGCAAGCAGTCCAAAAGATGCAAGAAACCGGGCTTTCTGAAGACGAAGCGAATGAATTTCTGCGCCCACTTTTGGAAGCGATCGAGCGCGAGGATGATTTCTGGCAGCAACAAGATCGTGGGCTTGCACTCTTTATCACCGACGGATTCTATCGCTACTACAAAGTTCCACGCGATCTGTTTGAATTAGTCGTTGTTACGGATCAATTCCATCTCAAACCGCTGTTACCCCTACTTTCTGGAGACGGTACATTCTATGTGCTGGAACTCAGTCAGAAGCGAGTCAAATTGTTTGAAGGCGATCGCGATGATATGCGAGAAGTTCATGTTCCGAACTTACCCCAGAACATGGATGATGTCCTTCAATATGATGAAAGTGAACAGCAAGGACAATTTCGCATTGGAACAACGAGCGGCGCATCGAACTTTACGAATTCTTCGGCTGGAACCGGAGTCTTTCATGGTCAAGGTTCACCCGATCGCGATGATATGACTCGACAATATGGTCAATTCTTTCATGCGATCGATGATGCGTTACACGAGTTCTTAAACGGAAAACGTGCACCCTTGATTCTCGCTTGTGTGGAATATCTAATGCCGATCTATCGAGAAGCAAATACCTATCCGCACCTGTTAGAGGAAGGCATTTCTGGCAATGTGAAAGACGATAGTATCCGTTTTCTCCATGAGCAAGCTTGGTCGATCGTTGAACCATTATTTGCTCAGGAACAAGAGAGAGCCGTCAATAACTACTACGAGCTATCGAACACTGAGTTAATTTCAACTAAGGTCGAAGAAACTGTTCCAGCCGCTTACTACGGTCGAATTGATCAGTTATTTGTTCCGGTTGGAGTTCAACGTTGGGGTAGATTCAATCCTGACACCAACGAGATCGAAATTCACAATGAAGCTCAGCCAGAAGATGAGGATTTGTTAGATGCAGCCGCACTACAAACGATCCTCAATGGTGGAACCGTGTATGCGGTAGAACCCGATCGAATGCCATCCGATGCCCCGATCGCAGCCGTATTTCGCTACTAA
- a CDS encoding integral membrane sensor signal transduction histidine kinase (similar to AA sequence:cyanobase_aa:LBDG_00440), protein MFQTTRRRLALWYTTVTAILLFVFASGFYFYVRSTLIERIDDTLNHVAEVVQRSLVIQAVGDQVSVNVEASFRDNSISLEDDHIDIEWFDPNGNQLWSTFAEPLSVPLHLNQDGETVHVSETQLLRQVTERVQIGRRVLGYLRVSHPWFEVTKPARQLVLDLSIGTATMIGIVAAIGWFLSGLAMQPIRESYQRLKQFTADASHELRNPIAIIQTNVQVALSDPNPEPQTQQQHLQVIERLTRRLGKLVDDLLFLARQDSGIVQPQRSAIELDELLDEVLEEQGMTAAEKEISLSFKVDRSLEYWLQGDRDQLSRLFTNLISNAIKYTPENREITVELLQSKSGLQTKVIDTGIGIPEDAIANLFDRFYRVDPARTKATGGSGLGLAIAQAITENHHGQIQIESQVNQGTIVTVTLPQSQVELA, encoded by the coding sequence ATGTTTCAAACGACGCGGCGACGATTGGCACTTTGGTATACCACCGTGACAGCAATCTTGTTGTTTGTGTTTGCCAGTGGGTTTTATTTCTATGTTCGATCGACATTAATTGAACGAATTGATGACACCTTGAATCACGTTGCCGAAGTCGTTCAGCGATCGCTCGTGATTCAGGCAGTCGGTGATCAAGTGAGTGTCAATGTCGAAGCAAGTTTTCGCGATAATTCCATTTCGCTCGAAGATGATCATATTGATATTGAATGGTTCGATCCGAATGGAAATCAACTGTGGTCTACCTTTGCTGAGCCGCTCTCTGTTCCGCTGCATTTGAATCAAGATGGCGAAACGGTTCATGTCTCAGAGACCCAGCTTTTAAGACAAGTGACAGAGCGAGTTCAGATTGGACGACGAGTTTTGGGCTATCTACGAGTGAGTCATCCTTGGTTTGAAGTGACTAAGCCAGCTCGTCAGCTCGTTCTAGATTTGAGCATTGGAACTGCCACGATGATCGGAATTGTGGCTGCGATCGGGTGGTTTCTCTCAGGACTTGCCATGCAGCCCATTCGTGAATCCTATCAGCGGTTGAAGCAATTTACGGCAGATGCTTCCCATGAATTGAGAAACCCGATCGCGATTATTCAAACGAATGTTCAAGTTGCTCTTTCTGATCCGAATCCAGAACCGCAAACACAGCAACAACATTTACAAGTGATTGAGCGATTGACTCGACGGCTTGGAAAGTTAGTCGATGATTTGCTGTTCCTAGCGCGTCAGGATAGTGGCATTGTGCAACCGCAACGAAGCGCGATCGAGCTTGACGAACTCCTCGATGAAGTCCTGGAAGAGCAAGGAATGACTGCCGCAGAAAAGGAAATCTCACTCTCATTCAAAGTCGATCGTAGTTTAGAGTATTGGCTTCAAGGCGATCGCGATCAACTATCGAGATTATTTACAAATTTAATTAGTAATGCGATCAAGTACACGCCAGAGAATCGAGAGATTACAGTTGAATTACTACAATCGAAATCAGGATTACAAACGAAAGTGATTGATACCGGAATCGGAATTCCAGAAGATGCGATCGCGAATTTGTTTGATCGATTCTACCGAGTTGATCCTGCAAGAACCAAAGCAACAGGCGGGTCAGGATTGGGATTAGCGATCGCACAAGCCATTACCGAGAATCATCACGGACAGATTCAGATCGAAAGCCAAGTCAATCAAGGAACAATTGTTACGGTTACTCTGCCGCAGTCCCAAGTCGAATTAGCTTAA
- a CDS encoding asparate kinase, monofunctional class, putative (similar to AA sequence:cyanobase_aa:LBDG_51500): MALIVQKYGGTSVGTVERIQAVAQRVKKTVDAGNSVVVVVSAMGKTTDGLVKLATEISPTPNRREMDMLLSTGEQVSIALLSMALQEAGQPAISLTGAQVGILTESHHTRARILKIETDRLERHLQRGEVVVVAGFQGVNSTEDWDITTLGRGGSDTSAVALAAALKADFCEIYTDVPGILTADPRLVEDAQLMSEITCDEMLELASLGAKVLHPRAVEIARNYGMPLVVRSSWTDDPGTWVRSPKPLPRPLEGLEIARPVDAVEFDTDQAKVALLRVPDRPGVASRLFGEIASQKLDVDLIIQSIHEGNTNDIAFTVVKNSLVRAEAVANAIIPALTAGYPISPELAPDVMIQQKIAKVTIAGAGMIGRPGVAAQMFSTLADAGINIQMISTSEVKVSCVVDEADCDRAIAALCEVFEVSQSGMKAQNAIVPTAAAVRGVALDLKQARVAVRHIPDRPGMAAKIFQLLAKHNISVDMIIQSQRCRMIDGMMTRDIAFTVAQMDADNARQALEAARSEIGYGEVVVDNAIAKVSIVGSGMVGQPGIAARMFEALYKHSINIQMIATSEIKVSCVVSEDQGVIALQAIHTAFELAGTQRIQVSA; this comes from the coding sequence ATGGCGCTAATTGTTCAAAAGTATGGGGGAACTTCGGTCGGAACGGTCGAACGAATTCAAGCCGTTGCACAACGAGTTAAGAAAACAGTAGATGCTGGAAATTCTGTGGTCGTCGTGGTTTCAGCGATGGGAAAGACCACCGATGGATTGGTGAAACTGGCAACTGAAATTTCTCCGACTCCGAATCGACGTGAGATGGATATGCTGCTTTCGACCGGGGAACAAGTGTCGATCGCGCTTTTGAGCATGGCACTCCAAGAAGCGGGACAGCCTGCTATTTCGCTCACAGGTGCTCAGGTGGGTATTCTCACCGAGTCGCATCATACTCGTGCTCGAATTCTGAAGATTGAAACCGATCGATTAGAGCGCCATTTACAACGCGGTGAAGTGGTCGTTGTGGCTGGCTTCCAAGGAGTCAATAGCACCGAAGATTGGGACATTACGACTCTTGGACGCGGCGGTTCAGATACTTCAGCGGTGGCACTAGCGGCAGCTCTTAAAGCGGACTTCTGCGAAATCTATACCGATGTTCCTGGCATTCTCACGGCTGATCCTCGCTTGGTCGAAGATGCTCAACTGATGAGCGAGATCACTTGCGATGAAATGTTAGAGCTTGCCAGCTTGGGCGCGAAAGTGTTGCATCCTCGTGCAGTGGAGATTGCACGAAACTATGGAATGCCGCTGGTGGTTCGATCAAGTTGGACAGATGATCCCGGAACTTGGGTGCGTTCTCCTAAACCGCTTCCTCGACCGCTGGAAGGCTTAGAAATTGCGCGTCCCGTTGATGCAGTGGAATTTGACACGGATCAAGCGAAAGTTGCCTTGTTACGAGTTCCCGATCGTCCCGGTGTTGCTTCCCGATTGTTCGGTGAAATTGCCTCTCAAAAACTCGATGTCGATCTGATTATTCAATCGATTCACGAAGGTAACACGAATGATATTGCTTTTACCGTTGTCAAAAATTCTCTAGTTCGTGCAGAAGCGGTTGCAAATGCAATCATTCCAGCATTAACCGCAGGCTATCCGATTTCACCTGAACTCGCCCCAGATGTGATGATTCAGCAAAAGATCGCGAAAGTAACGATTGCAGGTGCAGGCATGATCGGTCGTCCGGGTGTCGCGGCTCAGATGTTCTCAACTTTAGCGGATGCGGGCATCAATATTCAGATGATCTCGACTTCTGAAGTAAAAGTGAGTTGCGTGGTTGATGAAGCAGACTGCGATCGAGCGATCGCGGCTTTGTGTGAAGTCTTCGAGGTTTCCCAATCCGGTATGAAAGCCCAGAATGCGATCGTGCCCACTGCCGCAGCCGTTCGAGGAGTTGCATTAGATTTGAAGCAAGCACGAGTGGCAGTTCGACATATTCCCGATCGACCGGGCATGGCGGCGAAGATTTTCCAACTGCTGGCAAAGCATAATATCAGTGTTGATATGATCATTCAGTCGCAGCGGTGTCGAATGATTGATGGCATGATGACCCGCGATATTGCTTTTACGGTGGCGCAAATGGATGCGGATAATGCCAGACAAGCACTAGAAGCAGCGCGATCGGAGATTGGGTATGGAGAAGTGGTTGTTGATAATGCGATCGCGAAAGTGAGCATTGTCGGTTCTGGAATGGTCGGACAGCCAGGAATTGCGGCTCGAATGTTCGAGGCATTGTACAAGCACTCGATTAATATTCAGATGATTGCCACTTCTGAGATTAAGGTGAGTTGTGTTGTGTCAGAGGATCAAGGGGTGATAGCACTTCAAGCGATCCACACTGCATTTGAACTTGCGGGAACTCAACGGATTCAGGTTTCGGCTTGA
- a CDS encoding MgtC/SapB transporter (similar to AA sequence:cyanobase_aa:LBDG_44000) has protein sequence MANFAIDIHNWGGLIVRLGSALLAGGAIGWERQQQRKSAGLRTHMLVSLGAALFVLVPIEVSGSVDSVSRTIQGVAAGVGFLGAGEILHRSRPNRKNQEVKGLTSAASIWVTAALGITAGAGLWELTVLGTFLTLLTLVGVKRLEGTPLISRNEDSEE, from the coding sequence ATGGCAAATTTTGCGATCGATATACACAACTGGGGCGGGCTGATCGTTCGATTGGGTTCTGCTTTACTCGCTGGAGGCGCGATCGGATGGGAACGTCAACAGCAACGCAAATCCGCAGGACTGAGAACTCACATGTTGGTCAGCCTTGGAGCGGCGCTTTTTGTGCTGGTTCCGATCGAGGTGAGTGGATCAGTCGATAGTGTCAGTCGCACGATTCAAGGAGTCGCGGCAGGAGTGGGATTTTTAGGAGCAGGAGAAATTTTGCATCGATCGCGCCCGAATCGAAAAAATCAAGAAGTGAAGGGATTAACCTCGGCTGCATCAATCTGGGTCACAGCCGCCTTGGGAATCACAGCAGGAGCCGGGCTTTGGGAATTGACTGTCTTGGGAACTTTTCTAACCTTGCTGACTCTGGTAGGAGTGAAGCGACTCGAAGGTACTCCGTTAATCTCTAGAAATGAGGACTCCGAAGAATGA
- a CDS encoding glutaminase (similar to AA sequence:cyanobase_aa:AM1_0365): MTHAFQGFLEELYLKYRNLKDGKVASYIPELAKADSDWFSISVVTVDGQVFEVGDSSQLFTIQSISKVFAYGMALEDRGREILLQKVGVEPTGDPFDSIIRLDENSKRPDNPMVNAGAIATTSLIRGQNATERVNRLLEMFRNYIGHDVYIDISVFMSERTTGHRNRAMAHLMYHFGMIEENIDEELDLYFQQCSVLVNCHDLAVMAATLANKGINPITSDRAVSTEYIRDILSVMYTCGMYTYAGRWSYDVGIPAKSGVSGGILAVVPNQVGIAVFSPLLDSHGNSIRGIKVCEELSHHFQLHMFDPSMSCTNFLQKLSS, encoded by the coding sequence ATGACTCACGCATTTCAAGGCTTCCTAGAAGAACTGTACCTCAAATATCGAAATCTCAAGGATGGTAAAGTCGCCAGCTACATTCCAGAGTTGGCAAAAGCTGATTCGGATTGGTTTAGCATCAGTGTCGTCACGGTGGATGGGCAAGTGTTTGAAGTGGGAGATTCGAGTCAATTGTTCACGATTCAATCCATCTCAAAAGTGTTTGCGTATGGAATGGCGCTAGAGGATCGTGGACGAGAAATATTATTGCAAAAAGTTGGAGTGGAACCGACAGGCGATCCGTTTGATTCGATTATTCGCTTGGATGAGAACTCGAAGCGACCGGACAATCCGATGGTGAATGCAGGCGCGATCGCAACGACCAGTTTAATCAGAGGACAGAACGCAACTGAGCGAGTAAACCGATTACTAGAAATGTTTCGGAACTATATTGGGCATGATGTTTATATTGATATTTCTGTGTTCATGTCTGAGCGCACCACGGGACACCGAAATCGTGCAATGGCGCATTTGATGTATCACTTCGGTATGATTGAAGAAAACATTGATGAGGAATTAGATTTATATTTTCAACAGTGTTCTGTTTTAGTCAATTGTCATGATCTTGCAGTGATGGCAGCAACATTAGCAAATAAAGGAATAAATCCGATTACAAGTGACCGAGCAGTTAGCACCGAATATATTCGCGATATCTTATCTGTAATGTATACCTGTGGGATGTATACGTATGCGGGAAGATGGTCTTATGATGTCGGTATTCCTGCAAAGAGTGGTGTTTCTGGTGGTATTCTTGCAGTCGTTCCGAATCAGGTTGGAATTGCTGTATTTTCCCCATTACTCGATAGTCATGGGAATAGTATTCGAGGGATTAAAGTTTGTGAAGAACTTTCGCACCATTTTCAACTCCACATGTTTGATCCATCCATGAGTTGTACAAATTTTCTTCAGAAACTTTCAAGCTAA